In the genome of Anabrus simplex isolate iqAnaSimp1 chromosome 6, ASM4041472v1, whole genome shotgun sequence, one region contains:
- the LOC136875614 gene encoding centrosomal protein 20, whose protein sequence is MATEEHFSNVLKETLESNGQLRKIRAKMRAEIFRVLDHSPDDQRPEMTPSVLLVNELVREYLEWLGYHYTNNTFIAESGLPERPTKRSVLMEEIGVTDSNGTASLPLLYSLVSTFKEAMKK, encoded by the exons ATGGCAACAGAAGAACATTTTTCCAACG TTCTGAAGGAGACATTAGAGTCAAATGGACAGCTTCGGAAAATCAGGGCGAAAATGAGGGCTGAAATATTTAGAGTTCTGGACCACAGTCCAGATGATCAACGTCCTGAAATGACTCCTTCAGTTTTGCTTGTAAATGAATTGGTTCGGGAATATCTGGAGTGGCTGGGTTATCATTATACAAATAACACTTTTATTGCTG AATCGGGCCTTCCAGAAAGACCTACAAAGAGATCTGTACTAATGGAAGAAATTGGAGTAACGGATAGCAATGGAACTGCCAGTCT GCCTTTACTGTATAGCCTGGTATCAACATTCAAAGAAGCAATGAAGAAATAG